Proteins encoded together in one Amblyomma americanum isolate KBUSLIRL-KWMA chromosome 1, ASM5285725v1, whole genome shotgun sequence window:
- the LOC144108542 gene encoding THAP domain-containing protein 2-like, with protein MPSCCVPGCRSRTPGQEPGVTFHTFPKDPERRRQWTEAVRPGQRDWEPAKWTCVCSKHFLPEHFDRMSPLVVRIRADAVPLQQEPLS; from the exons atgcccagctgctgcgttcctgggtgtcggtcgcgcacgccaggacaagaaccgggcgtcactttccacac gtttccgaaagatccagagcgaaggaggcagtggactgaggccgttagaccaggccaaagagactgggagccagcaaaatggacctgcgtatgttcaaaacatttcctgcccgagcacttcgatcggatgtcgccgctcgtagttcgtatacgtgcggatgccgtcccccttcag CAGGAACCCCTTTCATAG